From the Dunckerocampus dactyliophorus isolate RoL2022-P2 chromosome 12, RoL_Ddac_1.1, whole genome shotgun sequence genome, one window contains:
- the ssh2a gene encoding protein phosphatase Slingshot homolog 2 isoform X2 has product MALVTVQRSPTPSTTSSPCVSESGSGEDDCRSQPRSISESFLTVKGAALFLPRGNSPTPNSAPRISQRRNKHTGDLQKHLQTMFTVLRPEDTIRLAVRLESTYPQVTRYMVVVSTNGRQDTEESIVLGMDFYSSDSCCTVGLVLPLWSDTLIHLDGDGGFSVSTVNRVHVFKPVSVQAMWSALQSLHKACEVARCHNYYPGSLFLTWVSYYQSRISSNQFCINEWNAMQDVESHRANSPVLFTDLPTERERTERLIKMRLREIMMQKDLENVTCKEIRTELEMQMVCNLREFKEFIDNEMIVILGQMDSPTEIFEHVYLGSEWNASNLEELQSSGVRYILNVTREIDNFFPGMFEYHNIRVYDEEATNLLEYWNETYKFITKAKKAGAKCLVHCKMGVSRSASTVIAYAMKEYGWTLDAAFEYVKERRAVTKPNPSFMKQLEEYQGILLASKQRHNKLWRSHSDSDLSDRPEALCKSSSHSLGRADSQSNNNSSPSLRHFLGVAVLQALVADPDDAAKSTPELGTRCNGACDSPAVGTGCDHILLSPSPPPQAATLVTEKGDANTPPVTIPHSPPSLHILPPTPEPQRAHGCHVTPPASPENKPMELFLHFPEQSSSEDLSPITMMSNDSDTSEPSPSGTPSDKPSPPSPVSNAHLTTPLPTEHNDDNNNPSGLHVTDTMDGRGDADGSSSHSSDIIDFFSAREKFVGLAQEDGTQRLSEQRTASLDGDDNSGIEEEEESGHGTSQSEDNDDKISPERPHHPHDNAVSVRHIVTEIEAISHPVASLASPTGSSSSPLPPPSQNLQLVRPDHEEVEIGDTPASHLQSPSMLPCDWPAGSVRRATEQLEQKLRQEMEMAAMQRSPLPSPCYEQPPVRMSSLNVEELPLHVPQHSTEERSTQGEGTAKSKDEEDTGSRPGNLQNTSCPPNSSISLSHMKHEPSVDASAYTQSEQPISLDGVTVQESETDESLESHGRKRGCGPDCDAHNRLVRGSQELERIQQTLRELQAFLHEGVSLEAPTSKDQDQDRGQPQDLRDPMDVELTSCKVACSETPPAALDMLQRLKQDGKSFLEPVGWHRAIQLEARIRQAGLTPPSLMKRSASLAKLDCLELSATDLNDLDLRQHSRTTSAHSHDSFATSPSHWDDTWKKQKVLTRNAFSETTRSSHDYSPPSLSTSHTHPRVERSEREEPDGGGCGAPAMSSRQQGRAHASRRSRKASERKQRAATLLYNTM; this is encoded by the exons ATGGCGCTGGTCACCGTCCAGCGGTCACCGACACCGAGCACTACCTCCAGCCCCTGTGTATCG GAGTCAGGCAGTGGTGAGGATGACTGTCGCTCCCAGCCCAGAAG TATTAGCGAGAGCTTCCTCACGGTAAAAGGTGCAGCCCTTTTCCTGCCAAGGGGAAACAGCCCAACGCCAAACTCTGCCCCTCGCATTAGCCAGCGCAGGAACAAGCACACAG GGGATCTCCAGAAACATCTCCAAACCATGTTCACTGTGCTGCGGCCAGAAGACACGATTCGACTG GCTGTACGCCTGGAGAGCACCTACCCTCAGGTAACCCGCTACATGGTGGTGGTCTCCACCAATGGTCGACAGGACACAGAGGAGAGCATTGTGCTAGGCATGGACTTCTATTCCTCTGACAG CTGTTGTACAGTGGGTCTGGTTCTACCTCTGTGGAGTGACACTCTGATCCATTTGGATGGAGATGG AGGTTTTAGTGTGTCAACTGTGAATCGAGTTCATGTTTTCAAGCCAGTATCAGTTCAAGCAATGTG GTCAGCTCTTCAGTCGCTCCACAAAGCATGCGAGGTGGCCCGATGCCACAATTACTACCCAGGCAGTCTGTTCCTGACATGGGTCAGCTACTATCAGAGCAGGATCTCCTCCAACCAGTTCTGCATCAACGAGTGGAACGCTATGCAGGATGTTGAGTCCCACCGTGCCAATTCACCTGTTCTCTTCACAGACCT ACCCACAGAAAGGGAGCGCACGGAGAGACTGATCAAGATGCGCCTCAGAGAGATCATGATGCAAAAGGACTTGGAGAATGTTACCTGCAAGGAG ATTCGTACAGAGCTGGAGATGCAGATGGTGTGCAACCTGAGGGAGTTTAAGGAGTTCATAGACAATGAGATGATTGTCATCCTGGGACAAATGGACAGCCCCACTGAAATCTTTGAACACGTCTACCTG GGCTCTGAGTGGAACGCCTCCAACCTGGAGGAGCTGCAGAGCAGCGG AGTTCGCTACATCCTGAATGTGACCAGAGAGATAGACAACTTCTTCCCGGGGATGTTTGAGTACCACAACATCCGAGTGTACGACGAAGAGGCCACCAACCTACTGGAGTACTGGAACGAAACCTACAAGTTCATCACCAAAGCCAA GAAAGCGGGTGCCAAGTGTCTGGTTCACTGTAAGATGGGTGTGAGTCGCTCTGCCTCAACCGTGATCGCCTATGCTATGAAGGAGTATGGCTGGACGCTGGACGCCGCCTTTGAATATGTTAAAGAAAGAAGAGCTGTCACCAAACCAAACCCTTCCTTCATGAAACAGCTGGAGGAGTATCAGGGAATTCTGTTAGCCAG CAAACAGAGGCATAATAAACTATGGCGCTCCCACTCAGACAGTGACCTGTCAGATCGACCGGAAGCATTGTGTAAATCCTCATCTCACTCCCTGGGACGCGCCGACTCCCAGAGTAACAACAATTCCTCTCCCTCCTTGCGTCACTTcctgggtgtggccgtgcttcAAGCTCTAGTTGCAGACCCTGATGACGCTGCAAAATCGACCCCAGAACTCGGCACACGCTGCAACGGTGCCTGTGACTCACCAGCTGTTGGTACAGGTTGCGACCACATTCTCTTGTCAccctcaccaccaccacaagCAGCCACGCTTGTCACAGAGAAAGGAGACGCCAACACGCCACCTGTTACTATCCCTCATTCTCCGCCCTCGCTCCATATCCTCCCTCCAACGCCTGAACCCCAGCGTGCTCACGGGTGTCATGTGACCCCCCCGGCCAGCCCAGAGAATAAACCGATGGAGCTGTTTCTTCACTTCCCGGAGCAGAGCAGCTCTGAAGATCTTTCTCCCATCACCATGATGTCCAATGACTCTGATACATCGGAACCATCGCCGTCAGGTACACCCAGCGACAAGCCCAGCCCGCCGAGCCCCGTCAGCAACGCCCATCTAACAACACCGCTTCCCACTGAGCACAACGACGACAACAACAACCCCAGCGGCTTACATGTGACCGACACCATGGACGGACGCGGTGACGCTGACGGCTCGTCAAGCCACAGCTCGGACATCATTGACTTCTTCAGCGCCAGGGAAAAGTTTGTGGGCTTAGCCCAAGAGGACGGAACACAGAGACTATCTGAACAGAGGACCGCGTCACTGGATGGTGACGACAACAGTGGcattgaggaagaggaggagagcggACATGGGACAAGTCAG TCTGAGGACAACGACGACAAGATCAGCCCCGAACGTCCTCATCACCCTCACGACAACGCCGTATCAGTTCGCCATATTGTCACGGAGATCGAAGCCATAAGCCACCCGGTTGCTTCCTTAGCTTCTCCCACGGGCTCTTCTTCATCACCCCTCCCTCCACCATCACAGAACCTTCAGCTCGTGCGACCGGATCATGAGGAGGTGGAGATCGGCGATACACCCGCCTCACACCTGCAGTCTCCATCCATGCTGCCGTGTGACTGGCCGGCAGGCTCGGTGCGGCGTGCCACTGAGCAGCTGGAGCAGAAGCTGAGGCAGGAAATGGAGATGGCGGCAATGCAGCGCTCTCCACTGCCCTCCCCCTGCTACGAACAACCTCCTGTCAGAATGTCCTCTCTAAATGTTGAAGAGCTGCCCCTTCATGTTCCTCAGCACTCCACAGAAGAGAGGTCCACTCAGGGAGAGGGCACTGCTAAGTCCAAGGATGAAGAGGACACAGGTTCAAGACCAGGCAACCTccaaaacacttcctgtcctcctaaCTCTTCTATCAGCCTAAGCCATATGAAACATGAACCGTCTGTAGATGCCTCCGCCTATACCCAAAGTGAGCAGCCCATCAGTCTGGATGGGGTCACAGTCCAGGAGTCTGAAACTGATGAGAGCCTTGAGTCCCATGGCAGGAAGCGGGGCTGTGGCCCCGACTGTGACGCCCACAACCGTCTAGTTCGTGGCAGCCAGGAGCTGGAGAGGATTCAGCAGACGCTGAGAGAACTGCAGGCGTTCCTCCATGAGGGTGTCAGCCTAGAGGCCCCAACCAGCAAAGACCAGGACCAGGACCGGGGGCAGCCTCAAGACCTGAGGGACCCCATGGATGTCGAGCTAACGTCTTGTAAAGTGGCATGTTCCGAGACGCCACCTGCAGCCCTAGACATGTTGCAGCGGCTGAAACAAGATGGGAAGAGCTTCCTGGAGCCGGTCGGATGGCACCGAGCCATCCAGCTGGAGGCTCGCATCCGCCAGGCGGGCCTCACCCCACCTTCTCTCATGAAGAGATCCGCCTCCTTGGCTAAACTGGACTGCTTAGAACTGTCAGCCACCGACCTCAACGACCTAGACCTGAGGCAACACAGCAGGACCACTTCAGCGCACTCCCACGACTCTTTCGCCACGTCTCCGTCTCACTGGGACGACACGTGGAAGAAGCAGAAAGTTCTGACACGGAATGCCTTCAGCGAAACCACACGCTCGTCCCATGACTATTCGCCACCGTCGCTGTCCACCTCTCACACTCATCCGAGAGTGGAGAGGAGTGAGAGGGAGGAGCCAGACGGCGGCGGGTGCGGCGCGCCTGCCATGTCGTCACGGCAGCAGGGGAGGGCTCACGCGTCGCGACGTTCGAGGAAAGCGAGCGAGAGAAAGCAGCGTGCCGCCACATTGCTATACAACACCATGTGA
- the ssh2a gene encoding protein phosphatase Slingshot homolog 2 isoform X3 has protein sequence MRTPPDLLQEESGSGEDDCRSQPRSISESFLTVKGAALFLPRGNSPTPNSAPRISQRRNKHTGDLQKHLQTMFTVLRPEDTIRLAVRLESTYPQVTRYMVVVSTNGRQDTEESIVLGMDFYSSDSCCTVGLVLPLWSDTLIHLDGDGGFSVSTVNRVHVFKPVSVQAMWSALQSLHKACEVARCHNYYPGSLFLTWVSYYQSRISSNQFCINEWNAMQDVESHRANSPVLFTDLPTERERTERLIKMRLREIMMQKDLENVTCKEIRTELEMQMVCNLREFKEFIDNEMIVILGQMDSPTEIFEHVYLGSEWNASNLEELQSSGVRYILNVTREIDNFFPGMFEYHNIRVYDEEATNLLEYWNETYKFITKAKKAGAKCLVHCKMGVSRSASTVIAYAMKEYGWTLDAAFEYVKERRAVTKPNPSFMKQLEEYQGILLASKQRHNKLWRSHSDSDLSDRPEALCKSSSHSLGRADSQSNNNSSPSLRHFLGVAVLQALVADPDDAAKSTPELGTRCNGACDSPAVGTGCDHILLSPSPPPQAATLVTEKGDANTPPVTIPHSPPSLHILPPTPEPQRAHGCHVTPPASPENKPMELFLHFPEQSSSEDLSPITMMSNDSDTSEPSPSGTPSDKPSPPSPVSNAHLTTPLPTEHNDDNNNPSGLHVTDTMDGRGDADGSSSHSSDIIDFFSAREKFVGLAQEDGTQRLSEQRTASLDGDDNSGIEEEEESGHGTSQSEDNDDKISPERPHHPHDNAVSVRHIVTEIEAISHPVASLASPTGSSSSPLPPPSQNLQLVRPDHEEVEIGDTPASHLQSPSMLPCDWPAGSVRRATEQLEQKLRQEMEMAAMQRSPLPSPCYEQPPVRMSSLNVEELPLHVPQHSTEERSTQGEGTAKSKDEEDTGSRPGNLQNTSCPPNSSISLSHMKHEPSVDASAYTQSEQPISLDGVTVQESETDESLESHGRKRGCGPDCDAHNRLVRGSQELERIQQTLRELQAFLHEGVSLEAPTSKDQDQDRGQPQDLRDPMDVELTSCKVACSETPPAALDMLQRLKQDGKSFLEPVGWHRAIQLEARIRQAGLTPPSLMKRSASLAKLDCLELSATDLNDLDLRQHSRTTSAHSHDSFATSPSHWDDTWKKQKVLTRNAFSETTRSSHDYSPPSLSTSHTHPRVERSEREEPDGGGCGAPAMSSRQQGRAHASRRSRKASERKQRAATLLYNTM, from the exons atGAGAACTCCccccgacttgctccaagag GAGTCAGGCAGTGGTGAGGATGACTGTCGCTCCCAGCCCAGAAG TATTAGCGAGAGCTTCCTCACGGTAAAAGGTGCAGCCCTTTTCCTGCCAAGGGGAAACAGCCCAACGCCAAACTCTGCCCCTCGCATTAGCCAGCGCAGGAACAAGCACACAG GGGATCTCCAGAAACATCTCCAAACCATGTTCACTGTGCTGCGGCCAGAAGACACGATTCGACTG GCTGTACGCCTGGAGAGCACCTACCCTCAGGTAACCCGCTACATGGTGGTGGTCTCCACCAATGGTCGACAGGACACAGAGGAGAGCATTGTGCTAGGCATGGACTTCTATTCCTCTGACAG CTGTTGTACAGTGGGTCTGGTTCTACCTCTGTGGAGTGACACTCTGATCCATTTGGATGGAGATGG AGGTTTTAGTGTGTCAACTGTGAATCGAGTTCATGTTTTCAAGCCAGTATCAGTTCAAGCAATGTG GTCAGCTCTTCAGTCGCTCCACAAAGCATGCGAGGTGGCCCGATGCCACAATTACTACCCAGGCAGTCTGTTCCTGACATGGGTCAGCTACTATCAGAGCAGGATCTCCTCCAACCAGTTCTGCATCAACGAGTGGAACGCTATGCAGGATGTTGAGTCCCACCGTGCCAATTCACCTGTTCTCTTCACAGACCT ACCCACAGAAAGGGAGCGCACGGAGAGACTGATCAAGATGCGCCTCAGAGAGATCATGATGCAAAAGGACTTGGAGAATGTTACCTGCAAGGAG ATTCGTACAGAGCTGGAGATGCAGATGGTGTGCAACCTGAGGGAGTTTAAGGAGTTCATAGACAATGAGATGATTGTCATCCTGGGACAAATGGACAGCCCCACTGAAATCTTTGAACACGTCTACCTG GGCTCTGAGTGGAACGCCTCCAACCTGGAGGAGCTGCAGAGCAGCGG AGTTCGCTACATCCTGAATGTGACCAGAGAGATAGACAACTTCTTCCCGGGGATGTTTGAGTACCACAACATCCGAGTGTACGACGAAGAGGCCACCAACCTACTGGAGTACTGGAACGAAACCTACAAGTTCATCACCAAAGCCAA GAAAGCGGGTGCCAAGTGTCTGGTTCACTGTAAGATGGGTGTGAGTCGCTCTGCCTCAACCGTGATCGCCTATGCTATGAAGGAGTATGGCTGGACGCTGGACGCCGCCTTTGAATATGTTAAAGAAAGAAGAGCTGTCACCAAACCAAACCCTTCCTTCATGAAACAGCTGGAGGAGTATCAGGGAATTCTGTTAGCCAG CAAACAGAGGCATAATAAACTATGGCGCTCCCACTCAGACAGTGACCTGTCAGATCGACCGGAAGCATTGTGTAAATCCTCATCTCACTCCCTGGGACGCGCCGACTCCCAGAGTAACAACAATTCCTCTCCCTCCTTGCGTCACTTcctgggtgtggccgtgcttcAAGCTCTAGTTGCAGACCCTGATGACGCTGCAAAATCGACCCCAGAACTCGGCACACGCTGCAACGGTGCCTGTGACTCACCAGCTGTTGGTACAGGTTGCGACCACATTCTCTTGTCAccctcaccaccaccacaagCAGCCACGCTTGTCACAGAGAAAGGAGACGCCAACACGCCACCTGTTACTATCCCTCATTCTCCGCCCTCGCTCCATATCCTCCCTCCAACGCCTGAACCCCAGCGTGCTCACGGGTGTCATGTGACCCCCCCGGCCAGCCCAGAGAATAAACCGATGGAGCTGTTTCTTCACTTCCCGGAGCAGAGCAGCTCTGAAGATCTTTCTCCCATCACCATGATGTCCAATGACTCTGATACATCGGAACCATCGCCGTCAGGTACACCCAGCGACAAGCCCAGCCCGCCGAGCCCCGTCAGCAACGCCCATCTAACAACACCGCTTCCCACTGAGCACAACGACGACAACAACAACCCCAGCGGCTTACATGTGACCGACACCATGGACGGACGCGGTGACGCTGACGGCTCGTCAAGCCACAGCTCGGACATCATTGACTTCTTCAGCGCCAGGGAAAAGTTTGTGGGCTTAGCCCAAGAGGACGGAACACAGAGACTATCTGAACAGAGGACCGCGTCACTGGATGGTGACGACAACAGTGGcattgaggaagaggaggagagcggACATGGGACAAGTCAG TCTGAGGACAACGACGACAAGATCAGCCCCGAACGTCCTCATCACCCTCACGACAACGCCGTATCAGTTCGCCATATTGTCACGGAGATCGAAGCCATAAGCCACCCGGTTGCTTCCTTAGCTTCTCCCACGGGCTCTTCTTCATCACCCCTCCCTCCACCATCACAGAACCTTCAGCTCGTGCGACCGGATCATGAGGAGGTGGAGATCGGCGATACACCCGCCTCACACCTGCAGTCTCCATCCATGCTGCCGTGTGACTGGCCGGCAGGCTCGGTGCGGCGTGCCACTGAGCAGCTGGAGCAGAAGCTGAGGCAGGAAATGGAGATGGCGGCAATGCAGCGCTCTCCACTGCCCTCCCCCTGCTACGAACAACCTCCTGTCAGAATGTCCTCTCTAAATGTTGAAGAGCTGCCCCTTCATGTTCCTCAGCACTCCACAGAAGAGAGGTCCACTCAGGGAGAGGGCACTGCTAAGTCCAAGGATGAAGAGGACACAGGTTCAAGACCAGGCAACCTccaaaacacttcctgtcctcctaaCTCTTCTATCAGCCTAAGCCATATGAAACATGAACCGTCTGTAGATGCCTCCGCCTATACCCAAAGTGAGCAGCCCATCAGTCTGGATGGGGTCACAGTCCAGGAGTCTGAAACTGATGAGAGCCTTGAGTCCCATGGCAGGAAGCGGGGCTGTGGCCCCGACTGTGACGCCCACAACCGTCTAGTTCGTGGCAGCCAGGAGCTGGAGAGGATTCAGCAGACGCTGAGAGAACTGCAGGCGTTCCTCCATGAGGGTGTCAGCCTAGAGGCCCCAACCAGCAAAGACCAGGACCAGGACCGGGGGCAGCCTCAAGACCTGAGGGACCCCATGGATGTCGAGCTAACGTCTTGTAAAGTGGCATGTTCCGAGACGCCACCTGCAGCCCTAGACATGTTGCAGCGGCTGAAACAAGATGGGAAGAGCTTCCTGGAGCCGGTCGGATGGCACCGAGCCATCCAGCTGGAGGCTCGCATCCGCCAGGCGGGCCTCACCCCACCTTCTCTCATGAAGAGATCCGCCTCCTTGGCTAAACTGGACTGCTTAGAACTGTCAGCCACCGACCTCAACGACCTAGACCTGAGGCAACACAGCAGGACCACTTCAGCGCACTCCCACGACTCTTTCGCCACGTCTCCGTCTCACTGGGACGACACGTGGAAGAAGCAGAAAGTTCTGACACGGAATGCCTTCAGCGAAACCACACGCTCGTCCCATGACTATTCGCCACCGTCGCTGTCCACCTCTCACACTCATCCGAGAGTGGAGAGGAGTGAGAGGGAGGAGCCAGACGGCGGCGGGTGCGGCGCGCCTGCCATGTCGTCACGGCAGCAGGGGAGGGCTCACGCGTCGCGACGTTCGAGGAAAGCGAGCGAGAGAAAGCAGCGTGCCGCCACATTGCTATACAACACCATGTGA
- the ssh2a gene encoding protein phosphatase Slingshot homolog 2 isoform X1, giving the protein MTLGAVSDGSSAVSFCSCCGAKMVPYFSDDGVVSNNQINQLISESFLTVKGAALFLPRGNSPTPNSAPRISQRRNKHTGDLQKHLQTMFTVLRPEDTIRLAVRLESTYPQVTRYMVVVSTNGRQDTEESIVLGMDFYSSDSCCTVGLVLPLWSDTLIHLDGDGGFSVSTVNRVHVFKPVSVQAMWSALQSLHKACEVARCHNYYPGSLFLTWVSYYQSRISSNQFCINEWNAMQDVESHRANSPVLFTDLPTERERTERLIKMRLREIMMQKDLENVTCKEIRTELEMQMVCNLREFKEFIDNEMIVILGQMDSPTEIFEHVYLGSEWNASNLEELQSSGVRYILNVTREIDNFFPGMFEYHNIRVYDEEATNLLEYWNETYKFITKAKKAGAKCLVHCKMGVSRSASTVIAYAMKEYGWTLDAAFEYVKERRAVTKPNPSFMKQLEEYQGILLASKQRHNKLWRSHSDSDLSDRPEALCKSSSHSLGRADSQSNNNSSPSLRHFLGVAVLQALVADPDDAAKSTPELGTRCNGACDSPAVGTGCDHILLSPSPPPQAATLVTEKGDANTPPVTIPHSPPSLHILPPTPEPQRAHGCHVTPPASPENKPMELFLHFPEQSSSEDLSPITMMSNDSDTSEPSPSGTPSDKPSPPSPVSNAHLTTPLPTEHNDDNNNPSGLHVTDTMDGRGDADGSSSHSSDIIDFFSAREKFVGLAQEDGTQRLSEQRTASLDGDDNSGIEEEEESGHGTSQSEDNDDKISPERPHHPHDNAVSVRHIVTEIEAISHPVASLASPTGSSSSPLPPPSQNLQLVRPDHEEVEIGDTPASHLQSPSMLPCDWPAGSVRRATEQLEQKLRQEMEMAAMQRSPLPSPCYEQPPVRMSSLNVEELPLHVPQHSTEERSTQGEGTAKSKDEEDTGSRPGNLQNTSCPPNSSISLSHMKHEPSVDASAYTQSEQPISLDGVTVQESETDESLESHGRKRGCGPDCDAHNRLVRGSQELERIQQTLRELQAFLHEGVSLEAPTSKDQDQDRGQPQDLRDPMDVELTSCKVACSETPPAALDMLQRLKQDGKSFLEPVGWHRAIQLEARIRQAGLTPPSLMKRSASLAKLDCLELSATDLNDLDLRQHSRTTSAHSHDSFATSPSHWDDTWKKQKVLTRNAFSETTRSSHDYSPPSLSTSHTHPRVERSEREEPDGGGCGAPAMSSRQQGRAHASRRSRKASERKQRAATLLYNTM; this is encoded by the exons ATGACCCTCGGCGCGGTGTCCGACGGCTCCTCGGCGGTCAGCTTCTGCTCATGCTGCGGGGCGAAGATGGTGCCTTACTTCAGCGACGACGGGGTGGTGTCCAATAATCAAATAAACCAACT TATTAGCGAGAGCTTCCTCACGGTAAAAGGTGCAGCCCTTTTCCTGCCAAGGGGAAACAGCCCAACGCCAAACTCTGCCCCTCGCATTAGCCAGCGCAGGAACAAGCACACAG GGGATCTCCAGAAACATCTCCAAACCATGTTCACTGTGCTGCGGCCAGAAGACACGATTCGACTG GCTGTACGCCTGGAGAGCACCTACCCTCAGGTAACCCGCTACATGGTGGTGGTCTCCACCAATGGTCGACAGGACACAGAGGAGAGCATTGTGCTAGGCATGGACTTCTATTCCTCTGACAG CTGTTGTACAGTGGGTCTGGTTCTACCTCTGTGGAGTGACACTCTGATCCATTTGGATGGAGATGG AGGTTTTAGTGTGTCAACTGTGAATCGAGTTCATGTTTTCAAGCCAGTATCAGTTCAAGCAATGTG GTCAGCTCTTCAGTCGCTCCACAAAGCATGCGAGGTGGCCCGATGCCACAATTACTACCCAGGCAGTCTGTTCCTGACATGGGTCAGCTACTATCAGAGCAGGATCTCCTCCAACCAGTTCTGCATCAACGAGTGGAACGCTATGCAGGATGTTGAGTCCCACCGTGCCAATTCACCTGTTCTCTTCACAGACCT ACCCACAGAAAGGGAGCGCACGGAGAGACTGATCAAGATGCGCCTCAGAGAGATCATGATGCAAAAGGACTTGGAGAATGTTACCTGCAAGGAG ATTCGTACAGAGCTGGAGATGCAGATGGTGTGCAACCTGAGGGAGTTTAAGGAGTTCATAGACAATGAGATGATTGTCATCCTGGGACAAATGGACAGCCCCACTGAAATCTTTGAACACGTCTACCTG GGCTCTGAGTGGAACGCCTCCAACCTGGAGGAGCTGCAGAGCAGCGG AGTTCGCTACATCCTGAATGTGACCAGAGAGATAGACAACTTCTTCCCGGGGATGTTTGAGTACCACAACATCCGAGTGTACGACGAAGAGGCCACCAACCTACTGGAGTACTGGAACGAAACCTACAAGTTCATCACCAAAGCCAA GAAAGCGGGTGCCAAGTGTCTGGTTCACTGTAAGATGGGTGTGAGTCGCTCTGCCTCAACCGTGATCGCCTATGCTATGAAGGAGTATGGCTGGACGCTGGACGCCGCCTTTGAATATGTTAAAGAAAGAAGAGCTGTCACCAAACCAAACCCTTCCTTCATGAAACAGCTGGAGGAGTATCAGGGAATTCTGTTAGCCAG CAAACAGAGGCATAATAAACTATGGCGCTCCCACTCAGACAGTGACCTGTCAGATCGACCGGAAGCATTGTGTAAATCCTCATCTCACTCCCTGGGACGCGCCGACTCCCAGAGTAACAACAATTCCTCTCCCTCCTTGCGTCACTTcctgggtgtggccgtgcttcAAGCTCTAGTTGCAGACCCTGATGACGCTGCAAAATCGACCCCAGAACTCGGCACACGCTGCAACGGTGCCTGTGACTCACCAGCTGTTGGTACAGGTTGCGACCACATTCTCTTGTCAccctcaccaccaccacaagCAGCCACGCTTGTCACAGAGAAAGGAGACGCCAACACGCCACCTGTTACTATCCCTCATTCTCCGCCCTCGCTCCATATCCTCCCTCCAACGCCTGAACCCCAGCGTGCTCACGGGTGTCATGTGACCCCCCCGGCCAGCCCAGAGAATAAACCGATGGAGCTGTTTCTTCACTTCCCGGAGCAGAGCAGCTCTGAAGATCTTTCTCCCATCACCATGATGTCCAATGACTCTGATACATCGGAACCATCGCCGTCAGGTACACCCAGCGACAAGCCCAGCCCGCCGAGCCCCGTCAGCAACGCCCATCTAACAACACCGCTTCCCACTGAGCACAACGACGACAACAACAACCCCAGCGGCTTACATGTGACCGACACCATGGACGGACGCGGTGACGCTGACGGCTCGTCAAGCCACAGCTCGGACATCATTGACTTCTTCAGCGCCAGGGAAAAGTTTGTGGGCTTAGCCCAAGAGGACGGAACACAGAGACTATCTGAACAGAGGACCGCGTCACTGGATGGTGACGACAACAGTGGcattgaggaagaggaggagagcggACATGGGACAAGTCAG TCTGAGGACAACGACGACAAGATCAGCCCCGAACGTCCTCATCACCCTCACGACAACGCCGTATCAGTTCGCCATATTGTCACGGAGATCGAAGCCATAAGCCACCCGGTTGCTTCCTTAGCTTCTCCCACGGGCTCTTCTTCATCACCCCTCCCTCCACCATCACAGAACCTTCAGCTCGTGCGACCGGATCATGAGGAGGTGGAGATCGGCGATACACCCGCCTCACACCTGCAGTCTCCATCCATGCTGCCGTGTGACTGGCCGGCAGGCTCGGTGCGGCGTGCCACTGAGCAGCTGGAGCAGAAGCTGAGGCAGGAAATGGAGATGGCGGCAATGCAGCGCTCTCCACTGCCCTCCCCCTGCTACGAACAACCTCCTGTCAGAATGTCCTCTCTAAATGTTGAAGAGCTGCCCCTTCATGTTCCTCAGCACTCCACAGAAGAGAGGTCCACTCAGGGAGAGGGCACTGCTAAGTCCAAGGATGAAGAGGACACAGGTTCAAGACCAGGCAACCTccaaaacacttcctgtcctcctaaCTCTTCTATCAGCCTAAGCCATATGAAACATGAACCGTCTGTAGATGCCTCCGCCTATACCCAAAGTGAGCAGCCCATCAGTCTGGATGGGGTCACAGTCCAGGAGTCTGAAACTGATGAGAGCCTTGAGTCCCATGGCAGGAAGCGGGGCTGTGGCCCCGACTGTGACGCCCACAACCGTCTAGTTCGTGGCAGCCAGGAGCTGGAGAGGATTCAGCAGACGCTGAGAGAACTGCAGGCGTTCCTCCATGAGGGTGTCAGCCTAGAGGCCCCAACCAGCAAAGACCAGGACCAGGACCGGGGGCAGCCTCAAGACCTGAGGGACCCCATGGATGTCGAGCTAACGTCTTGTAAAGTGGCATGTTCCGAGACGCCACCTGCAGCCCTAGACATGTTGCAGCGGCTGAAACAAGATGGGAAGAGCTTCCTGGAGCCGGTCGGATGGCACCGAGCCATCCAGCTGGAGGCTCGCATCCGCCAGGCGGGCCTCACCCCACCTTCTCTCATGAAGAGATCCGCCTCCTTGGCTAAACTGGACTGCTTAGAACTGTCAGCCACCGACCTCAACGACCTAGACCTGAGGCAACACAGCAGGACCACTTCAGCGCACTCCCACGACTCTTTCGCCACGTCTCCGTCTCACTGGGACGACACGTGGAAGAAGCAGAAAGTTCTGACACGGAATGCCTTCAGCGAAACCACACGCTCGTCCCATGACTATTCGCCACCGTCGCTGTCCACCTCTCACACTCATCCGAGAGTGGAGAGGAGTGAGAGGGAGGAGCCAGACGGCGGCGGGTGCGGCGCGCCTGCCATGTCGTCACGGCAGCAGGGGAGGGCTCACGCGTCGCGACGTTCGAGGAAAGCGAGCGAGAGAAAGCAGCGTGCCGCCACATTGCTATACAACACCATGTGA